A stretch of the Melitaea cinxia chromosome 14, ilMelCinx1.1, whole genome shotgun sequence genome encodes the following:
- the LOC123659630 gene encoding uncharacterized protein LOC123659630 — protein sequence MASEIRLVQEIEKYDCLYNNYLPEYNRKDLAEEAWTRVSKSTDLTVTECKEKWRNIRSSLLRSLKPSEKTKKPYYLAPYLHFILPFMKPLNNFDYKEDIHSPGAVRNSRKDADILICAVKSEDDAQTIVDTINPEVTDEEIQLDPLLSQPSSPVRKRKRNDTIPNRKARRSEQQEIKISEEQIFNPIPDPPRSSSESMRYFLMSLLPEFETMTEEQSRMFKIKVMMLIDDIKTNYDKITQHAPSTNESNRLQKRLINLLLKNLDNKS from the exons ATGGCGTCGGAAATCCGCCTCGTACAAGAAATAGAAAAGTACGACTGCCTTTACAACAACTATCTACCGGAGTATAATCGTAAAGATTTAGCCGAGGAAGCGTGGACGCGAGTTTCTAAAAGTACAGATTTAACAG tcACTGAATGCAAAGAAAAATGGCGGAATATACGTAGTTCTCTTCTGAGATCACTAAAACCTAGTGAAAAAACGAAGAAGCCTTACTATTTAGCCCCTTATCTACATTTCATCTTGCCGTTTATGAAACCACTTAATAATTTCGATTATAAAGAAGACATTCACAGTCCTGGAGCTGTAAGAAATAGTCGAAAAGATGCGGACATTCTAATTTGTGCAGTAAAATCTGAAGACGACGCACAGACAATAGTTGATACAATCAACCCGGAAGTAACCGATGAAGAGATACAACTTGATCCACTATTATCTCAACCAAGTTCGCCAGTCCGTAAGAGGAAACGAAATGATACGATCCCAAATCGTAAAGCAAGGAGATCAGAACAACAGGAAATTAAAATAAGCGAAGAACAAATCTTTAACCCCATACCTGATCCTCCAAGATCAAGCTCAGAATCGATGAGGTACTTCCTCATGAGTCTTCTACCTGAATTTGAAACTATGACGGAAGAGCAATCAAGAATGTTTAAAATCAAAGTGATGATGTTAATAGacgatataaaaacaaattatgacAAAATAACACAACACGCGCCGTCTACAAACGAGTCAAACCGTTTACAAAAGCGGCTAATCAACTTATTGTTAAAGAATCTTGATAATAAATCATGA